The Ancylobacter sp. WKF20 genome contains a region encoding:
- a CDS encoding DMT family transporter — MAFVADTLTPLVSRTARPVRRQLSASPTTLATLALAGAALLWSGNFLAGRLAADILPPATFSAARWLLALALLAPFTFREIAGQRAEILRRWPLWLAAGVLNIAVFTVLIYAGLAHTSLVNGSIIGSAAPIVVGLFGWLILGERTSARSRLALAVSSAGVAFIVLRGDIGTLARLDFHGGDLVLFLGISAFALYAVLLKRFPVGLSAAAALTVSIPFGLIALAPVAAWELATTPLAVDAREAGTAGLLILYVASLPTLGFVLWAKGVAVLGPTRAGQFLQLMPVFGAGLAVGVLGEALHLYHALGFALVLGGLALRDRRLPAQLYNPASRVA, encoded by the coding sequence ATGGCCTTCGTCGCAGACACGCTCACGCCTCTGGTGTCCCGCACCGCCCGCCCGGTGCGCCGGCAGCTTTCCGCCTCCCCCACCACTCTCGCGACATTGGCGCTGGCCGGCGCCGCGCTGCTGTGGTCGGGCAATTTCCTCGCCGGGCGCCTCGCCGCCGACATCCTGCCGCCGGCGACCTTTTCCGCCGCGCGCTGGCTGCTGGCGCTGGCCCTGCTCGCCCCCTTCACCTTCCGCGAGATCGCCGGGCAGCGGGCGGAGATCCTGCGCCGCTGGCCGCTCTGGCTGGCGGCGGGGGTGCTCAACATCGCCGTCTTCACCGTGCTGATCTATGCCGGCCTTGCCCATACCAGCCTGGTCAATGGCTCGATCATCGGCTCGGCCGCGCCCATCGTGGTCGGGCTGTTCGGCTGGCTGATCCTCGGCGAGCGCACCAGCGCCCGCTCGCGCCTGGCGCTGGCCGTCTCCAGCGCCGGCGTCGCCTTCATCGTGCTGCGCGGGGATATTGGCACGCTGGCGCGGCTGGATTTCCACGGCGGCGATCTCGTGCTGTTCCTCGGCATCAGCGCCTTCGCGCTCTATGCGGTGCTGCTGAAACGCTTCCCCGTCGGCCTGTCGGCGGCGGCGGCGCTCACCGTGAGCATTCCCTTCGGCCTCATCGCCCTCGCCCCGGTCGCCGCCTGGGAACTGGCGACCACGCCGCTCGCCGTCGACGCGCGGGAAGCCGGGACGGCCGGGCTGCTCATCCTCTATGTGGCGAGCCTGCCGACGCTCGGTTTCGTGCTGTGGGCGAAGGGGGTCGCCGTGCTCGGCCCGACGCGGGCGGGCCAGTTCCTCCAGCTCATGCCGGTGTTCGGCGCGGGGCTGGCGGTCGGGGTGCTCGGCGAGGCGCTGCACCTCTATCACGCGCTGGGCTTCGCGCTGGTGCTGGGGGGCCTGGCGCTGCGCGACCGACGGCTACCGGCTCAGCTCTACAACCCGGCATCGCGCGTGGCGTAA
- a CDS encoding Lrp/AsnC family transcriptional regulator: protein MRVPTLDMFDLRILRELQEDGRLTNQELSERIGLSPSPCLRRTRRLEEEGLIAGYEARLDASKLGLGVMAFIHVHLERQVEEAARDFEAAVLALPQVVACYSVTGDSDYMLHVVCEDLEGFAHFAHAILMGLPGVRGVRSSLALKRVKERARLPLDHLRALPAAPENPAEKTSSESASAKKRP, encoded by the coding sequence ATGCGCGTACCGACGCTGGATATGTTCGATCTGCGCATTCTCCGTGAATTGCAGGAGGATGGGCGCCTGACCAATCAGGAACTCTCCGAGCGCATCGGCCTCTCGCCCTCGCCGTGCCTGAGGCGCACCCGCCGGCTGGAGGAGGAAGGGTTGATCGCCGGCTATGAGGCGCGGCTTGATGCCTCAAAGCTCGGGCTCGGGGTGATGGCCTTCATCCATGTGCATCTGGAACGGCAGGTCGAGGAGGCGGCGCGCGATTTCGAGGCGGCGGTGCTGGCGCTGCCGCAGGTCGTCGCCTGCTACAGCGTGACCGGCGACAGCGACTACATGCTGCATGTGGTCTGCGAGGATCTGGAAGGCTTCGCCCATTTCGCCCACGCCATCCTCATGGGCCTGCCCGGCGTGCGCGGCGTGCGCTCCTCGCTGGCGCTGAAGCGGGTGAAGGAGCGCGCCCGACTGCCGCTCGACCATCTGCGCGCCCTCCCCGCCGCGCCGGAAAACCCTGCCGAGAAAACGAGCAGCGAAAGCGCGAGCGCAAAAAAGCGGCCCTGA